One Nerophis ophidion isolate RoL-2023_Sa linkage group LG06, RoL_Noph_v1.0, whole genome shotgun sequence genomic region harbors:
- the avpr2ab gene encoding vasopressin V2 receptor isoform X1, which translates to MLHTTLKMSMLVSTVTDSSPSYEWSPVTPPGTGPTNGTEWHRDRLLVVAEVIVLAVILVMALLGNSLVLVVLLRRRQFHNPLHQFMLNLCLADLVVALFQVLPQLVWDAKGRFPGPDVLCRLVKYLQVLGMFASSYMIVAMTIDRHYAICCPLLAHRSWATQRWNSLTLLAWGLSLLLSLPQVFIFSRSEVAPGVYECWGNFAESWGLKAYVTWMTLAVFIIPVFIITVCQVRIFKEIENNLYLKSEHRQRSSSLRPSRADSQRGGGGGGGRRGEEEGAGRGRSSLSLYVPPIILNNTGSSCQPAININRHCVINTHMDVNTAVQLDLLPEPAAPLTVCASPARQRGGGEATAAMSKTVKMTLVIVLVYSLCWAPFFSAQLWAAWDPDPPESGAVFTLLMLLASLNSCTNPWIYSAFSNSISLELRLLLLCRTHAQRRGSLPNDSTGTHNTQSPDTHTQGRRTNF; encoded by the exons ATGCTTCACACGACGCTGAAGATGAG CATGCTCGTCTCCACGGTAACGGACTCCTCGCCGTCCTACGAGTGGTCACCGGTGACCCCCCCAGGCACTGGCCCAACTAACGGCACAGAGTGGCACCGTGACAGGCTGCTGGTGGTGGCCGAGGTGATCGTGCTGGCGGTCATCCTGGTTATGGCGTTGCTTGGCAACAGCTTGGTGCTCGTGGTGTTGCTGAGGAGGAGACAATTTCACAACCCGctccatcagttcatgctcaatcTCTGCTTGGCCGACCTGGTGGTGGCGCTGTTCCAG GTGCTGCCCCAGCTCGTTTGGGACGCCAAGGGGCGCTTTCCCGGCCCAGACGTCTTGTGCCGCCTGGTGAAATACCTTCAAGTCCTCGGGATGTTCGCCTCCTCCTACATGATTGTTGCCATGACAATAGATCGCCATTATGCCATCTGTTGTCCCCTGCTGGCGCACCGCAGTTGGGCCACCCAGCGATGGAATAGCCTCACACTGCTGGCCTGGGGACTCTCACTACTGCTCAGTCTGCCACAG GTTTTCATCTTCTCTCGTTCAGAAGTGGCCCCTGGGGTCTACGAATGCTGGGGCAACTTTGCCGAATCCTGGGGTCTTAAGGCTTATGTGACATGGATGACACTGGCAGTCTTTATCATCCCTGTCTTCATCATCACTGTGTGTCAG GTGCGCATCTTCAAGGAGATTGAGAACAATCTTTATCTGAAGTCGGAGCACCGCCAGCGTTCTTCCTCCCTTCGTCCTTCCAGAGCAGACAgccagagaggaggaggaggaggaggaggaagaagaggagaagaagaaggggcAGGAAGAGGAAGGTCCAGTCTGTCTCTTTATGTTCCACCAATCATATTAAACAACACTGGATCCAGCTGCCAGCCTGCTATCAACATCAACCGCCACTGTGTCATCAATACTCACATGGATGTGAACACAG CAGTGCAGCTTGATTTGCTGCCGGAGCCTGCTGCGCCCCTTACTGTCTGTGCGTCACCTGCTCgccaaagaggaggaggagaggcgACAGCAGCCATGTCCAAGACAGTGAAGATGACTCTGGTCATTGTGCTCGTCTACAGCCTTTGCTGGGCTCCCTTCTTTAGTGCGCAGCTGTGGGCTGCCTGGGACCCCGATCCACCTGAGAGTG gtgcagtgttcactctgctcatgctgCTGGCCAGCCTAAACTCCTGCACCAATCCTTGGATCTACTCTGCATTTTCCAACAGCATCTCTCTTGAGCTCCGTCTCCTGCTGCTGTGTCGCACACACGCACAACGCAGGGGTTCTCTACCAAACGACTCAACGGGCACACACAACACCCAGtcgcctgacacacacacacaggggcgTCGCACCAACTTCTAA
- the avpr2ab gene encoding vasopressin V2 receptor isoform X2 gives MLHTTLKMSMLVSTVTDSSPSYEWSPVTPPGTGPTNGTEWHRDRLLVVAEVIVLAVILVMALLGNSLVLVVLLRRRQFHNPLHQFMLNLCLADLVVALFQVLPQLVWDAKGRFPGPDVLCRLVKYLQVLGMFASSYMIVAMTIDRHYAICCPLLAHRSWATQRWNSLTLLAWGLSLLLSLPQVFIFSRSEVAPGVYECWGNFAESWGLKAYVTWMTLAVFIIPVFIITVCQVRIFKEIENNLYLKSEHRQRSSSLRPSRADSQRGGGGGGGRRGEEEGAGRGRSSLSLYVPPIILNNTGSSCQPAININRHCVINTHMDVNTVQLDLLPEPAAPLTVCASPARQRGGGEATAAMSKTVKMTLVIVLVYSLCWAPFFSAQLWAAWDPDPPESGAVFTLLMLLASLNSCTNPWIYSAFSNSISLELRLLLLCRTHAQRRGSLPNDSTGTHNTQSPDTHTQGRRTNF, from the exons ATGCTTCACACGACGCTGAAGATGAG CATGCTCGTCTCCACGGTAACGGACTCCTCGCCGTCCTACGAGTGGTCACCGGTGACCCCCCCAGGCACTGGCCCAACTAACGGCACAGAGTGGCACCGTGACAGGCTGCTGGTGGTGGCCGAGGTGATCGTGCTGGCGGTCATCCTGGTTATGGCGTTGCTTGGCAACAGCTTGGTGCTCGTGGTGTTGCTGAGGAGGAGACAATTTCACAACCCGctccatcagttcatgctcaatcTCTGCTTGGCCGACCTGGTGGTGGCGCTGTTCCAG GTGCTGCCCCAGCTCGTTTGGGACGCCAAGGGGCGCTTTCCCGGCCCAGACGTCTTGTGCCGCCTGGTGAAATACCTTCAAGTCCTCGGGATGTTCGCCTCCTCCTACATGATTGTTGCCATGACAATAGATCGCCATTATGCCATCTGTTGTCCCCTGCTGGCGCACCGCAGTTGGGCCACCCAGCGATGGAATAGCCTCACACTGCTGGCCTGGGGACTCTCACTACTGCTCAGTCTGCCACAG GTTTTCATCTTCTCTCGTTCAGAAGTGGCCCCTGGGGTCTACGAATGCTGGGGCAACTTTGCCGAATCCTGGGGTCTTAAGGCTTATGTGACATGGATGACACTGGCAGTCTTTATCATCCCTGTCTTCATCATCACTGTGTGTCAG GTGCGCATCTTCAAGGAGATTGAGAACAATCTTTATCTGAAGTCGGAGCACCGCCAGCGTTCTTCCTCCCTTCGTCCTTCCAGAGCAGACAgccagagaggaggaggaggaggaggaggaagaagaggagaagaagaaggggcAGGAAGAGGAAGGTCCAGTCTGTCTCTTTATGTTCCACCAATCATATTAAACAACACTGGATCCAGCTGCCAGCCTGCTATCAACATCAACCGCCACTGTGTCATCAATACTCACATGGATGTGAACACAG TGCAGCTTGATTTGCTGCCGGAGCCTGCTGCGCCCCTTACTGTCTGTGCGTCACCTGCTCgccaaagaggaggaggagaggcgACAGCAGCCATGTCCAAGACAGTGAAGATGACTCTGGTCATTGTGCTCGTCTACAGCCTTTGCTGGGCTCCCTTCTTTAGTGCGCAGCTGTGGGCTGCCTGGGACCCCGATCCACCTGAGAGTG gtgcagtgttcactctgctcatgctgCTGGCCAGCCTAAACTCCTGCACCAATCCTTGGATCTACTCTGCATTTTCCAACAGCATCTCTCTTGAGCTCCGTCTCCTGCTGCTGTGTCGCACACACGCACAACGCAGGGGTTCTCTACCAAACGACTCAACGGGCACACACAACACCCAGtcgcctgacacacacacacaggggcgTCGCACCAACTTCTAA
- the avpr2ab gene encoding vasopressin V2 receptor isoform X3 has protein sequence MLVSTVTDSSPSYEWSPVTPPGTGPTNGTEWHRDRLLVVAEVIVLAVILVMALLGNSLVLVVLLRRRQFHNPLHQFMLNLCLADLVVALFQVLPQLVWDAKGRFPGPDVLCRLVKYLQVLGMFASSYMIVAMTIDRHYAICCPLLAHRSWATQRWNSLTLLAWGLSLLLSLPQVFIFSRSEVAPGVYECWGNFAESWGLKAYVTWMTLAVFIIPVFIITVCQVRIFKEIENNLYLKSEHRQRSSSLRPSRADSQRGGGGGGGRRGEEEGAGRGRSSLSLYVPPIILNNTGSSCQPAININRHCVINTHMDVNTAVQLDLLPEPAAPLTVCASPARQRGGGEATAAMSKTVKMTLVIVLVYSLCWAPFFSAQLWAAWDPDPPESGAVFTLLMLLASLNSCTNPWIYSAFSNSISLELRLLLLCRTHAQRRGSLPNDSTGTHNTQSPDTHTQGRRTNF, from the exons ATGCTCGTCTCCACGGTAACGGACTCCTCGCCGTCCTACGAGTGGTCACCGGTGACCCCCCCAGGCACTGGCCCAACTAACGGCACAGAGTGGCACCGTGACAGGCTGCTGGTGGTGGCCGAGGTGATCGTGCTGGCGGTCATCCTGGTTATGGCGTTGCTTGGCAACAGCTTGGTGCTCGTGGTGTTGCTGAGGAGGAGACAATTTCACAACCCGctccatcagttcatgctcaatcTCTGCTTGGCCGACCTGGTGGTGGCGCTGTTCCAG GTGCTGCCCCAGCTCGTTTGGGACGCCAAGGGGCGCTTTCCCGGCCCAGACGTCTTGTGCCGCCTGGTGAAATACCTTCAAGTCCTCGGGATGTTCGCCTCCTCCTACATGATTGTTGCCATGACAATAGATCGCCATTATGCCATCTGTTGTCCCCTGCTGGCGCACCGCAGTTGGGCCACCCAGCGATGGAATAGCCTCACACTGCTGGCCTGGGGACTCTCACTACTGCTCAGTCTGCCACAG GTTTTCATCTTCTCTCGTTCAGAAGTGGCCCCTGGGGTCTACGAATGCTGGGGCAACTTTGCCGAATCCTGGGGTCTTAAGGCTTATGTGACATGGATGACACTGGCAGTCTTTATCATCCCTGTCTTCATCATCACTGTGTGTCAG GTGCGCATCTTCAAGGAGATTGAGAACAATCTTTATCTGAAGTCGGAGCACCGCCAGCGTTCTTCCTCCCTTCGTCCTTCCAGAGCAGACAgccagagaggaggaggaggaggaggaggaagaagaggagaagaagaaggggcAGGAAGAGGAAGGTCCAGTCTGTCTCTTTATGTTCCACCAATCATATTAAACAACACTGGATCCAGCTGCCAGCCTGCTATCAACATCAACCGCCACTGTGTCATCAATACTCACATGGATGTGAACACAG CAGTGCAGCTTGATTTGCTGCCGGAGCCTGCTGCGCCCCTTACTGTCTGTGCGTCACCTGCTCgccaaagaggaggaggagaggcgACAGCAGCCATGTCCAAGACAGTGAAGATGACTCTGGTCATTGTGCTCGTCTACAGCCTTTGCTGGGCTCCCTTCTTTAGTGCGCAGCTGTGGGCTGCCTGGGACCCCGATCCACCTGAGAGTG gtgcagtgttcactctgctcatgctgCTGGCCAGCCTAAACTCCTGCACCAATCCTTGGATCTACTCTGCATTTTCCAACAGCATCTCTCTTGAGCTCCGTCTCCTGCTGCTGTGTCGCACACACGCACAACGCAGGGGTTCTCTACCAAACGACTCAACGGGCACACACAACACCCAGtcgcctgacacacacacacaggggcgTCGCACCAACTTCTAA